One window of the Sander lucioperca isolate FBNREF2018 chromosome 5, SLUC_FBN_1.2, whole genome shotgun sequence genome contains the following:
- the ttc12 gene encoding tetratricopeptide repeat protein 12 isoform X2, translating into METADCYIAALDEPCRTKVNKTTINTNPPLQPSLGLQNESPVNFMTIMERDAEDRSVRRIAKAKKATALKDKGNEAFAQEDYETAVQYYSDGLAELRDMQPLYTNRAQAYIKLGKYKEAISDCEWALKCNERCIKAYLHMGKAYLALKKYNESRNCFEKIVEIEPAREKMVKEHLTQVHLEEVRASQEMNAMQEFDKGEANATKVPQLLEKLSRPGQIPLYYCGGLEILSQAVTDCTGQTLFRMNNGFSIISSNDTVRSCLLQKTKDPDSQELCVSVLKLWRVICCGNDENQKMLMTCPVTRRSIVYLVTSEHVAVQEECLALICLYSQMPHGRRLAIDNLDVHMLVRNLMACISKPKQQQENTAVNILENFAAENKFCILLRDVLTDSVIVPFTKLLSNISKSNQHVLASLISVIGCLARDDVICHSFAHDQECWKAFVEAIRQCSACECKEVIYPMLGLIINLSAITSPIIQEHAVSLCDCCLGLLRDSDGGVITRATGVLSTVLPQSPEAIQHVIQGNVVRTMRRLLKGTGQTATKYAIKTLTVCTAASHSAREELVKSDKKLSILRHLLGSSLDEMVLGNAALCLAHCFELEGVARTLLGTDIVLLLLRHAAGDAKRTAVRQNAAIALGKLCRSEPRHVNKLRELQGLEILHSCMKLIT; encoded by the exons tgaATTTCATGACGATTATGGAGAGAGATGCTGAAGACAGGAGTGTAAGGAGGATTGCAAAAGCAAAAAAGGCAACTG CTCTCAAAGACAAGGGGAATGAAGCTTTTGCTCAAGAAGACTATGAAACTGCTGTGCAGTATTACAGTGATGGCTTGGCTGAACTACGGGACATGCAGCCATTGTACACCAACCGAGCACAA GCCTACATCAAGCTGGGGAAGTACAAGGAGGCCATCAGTGACTGTGAATGGGCCCTGAAG TGTAATGAGAGGTGCATTAAGGCGTACCTACACATGGGGAAAGCATATCTGGCATTAAAGAAATATAATGAG TCCAGAAACTGCTTTGAAAAGATTGTGGAAATTGAACCTGCAAGGGAAAAGATGGTGAAAG AACACCTGACCCAGGTACATTTGGAAGAGGTTAGAGCGAGTCAGGAGATGAATGCAATGCAAGAGTTTGACAAGGGAGAGGCCAATGCCACAAAAGTGCCCCAGCTGCTGGAGAAGCTGTCAAGGCCCGGCCAGATTCCCTTGTACTACTGTGGAGGATTGGAGATTCTGTCACAAGCAGTTACTGACT GTACAGGCCAGACCCTTTTCAGAATGAACAATGGCTTTAGTATCATCAGCAGCAATGACACGGTGAGGAG TTGCCTGTTGCAGAAAACAAAGGATCCAGACAGCCAggagttgtgtgtgtctgttctgaAATTATGGAGGGTTATTTGTTGTGGAAACG ATGAAAACCAGAAAATGTTGATGACATGCCCAGTCACCAGACGGTCCATTGTTTACTTGGTAACATCAGAGCATGTTGCTGTGCAGGAAGAATGCCTGGCATTAATATGTTTGTACTCACAGATGCCACATGGCAGACGTTTGGCCATTGACAACCTGGATGTGCACAT GTTAGTGAGGAACCTCATGGCGTGCATCTCAAAGccaaagcagcagcaggagaACACAGCAGTCAACATtctggagaactttgcagcagaaAACAA ATTTTGCATTCTTCTAAGGGACGTGTTGACAGACTCTGTTATTGTGCCATTCACAAAACTACTG aGTAATATAAGCAAGTCCAATCAGCATGTCCTTGCATCACTGATATCAGTTATTGGCTGTCTGGCTCGAGATGACGTCATCTGTCACAGTTTTGCTCATGATCAAGAATGTTGGAAGGCCTTTGTGGAAGCCATT AGGCAGTGCAGTGCATGTGAATGCAAAGAGGTAATTTACCCTATGCTTGGTTTGATCATCAACCTTTCGGCTATCACCTCTCCAATCATTCAG GAGCATGCTGTTTCACTCTGTGACTGCTGCCTGGGCCTGCTGAGGGATAGTGACGGAGGAGTCATAACT AGAGCCACGGGTGTGCTGAGCACTGTCCTCCCGCAGTCCCCTGAGGCCATTCAACATGTTATTCAGGGGAATGTGGTCCGGACCATGCGCAGGCTGCTAAAG GGAACAGGGCAGACTGCCACTAAGTACGCCATTAAGACTCTGACTGTGTGCACTGCTGCCAGTCACTCGGCACGGGAGGAACTGGTGAAGTCTGATAAAA AGCTGTCTATTTTACGTCATTTGCTGGGTTCAAGCCTTGATGAGATGGTGTTAGGAAATGCAGCCCTGTGCTTGGCCCACTGCTTTGAATTGGAGGGAGTTGCCAGGACCCTGCTGGGCACTGAtattgtgctgctgctgctgcgccaCGCTGCAGGGGACGCTAAGAGGACAGCTGTGCGTCAAAATGCAGCGATTGCTCTGGGGAAGCTGTGTCGATCTGAGCCCAG ACATGTGAACAAACTTCGAGAACTGCAGGGCCTTGAGATCCTGCACTCCTGTATGAAGCTCATCACATGA
- the ttc12 gene encoding tetratricopeptide repeat protein 12 isoform X3, protein MCHSMKRDVLQVNFMTIMERDAEDRSVRRIAKAKKATALKDKGNEAFAQEDYETAVQYYSDGLAELRDMQPLYTNRAQAYIKLGKYKEAISDCEWALKCNERCIKAYLHMGKAYLALKKYNESRNCFEKIVEIEPAREKMVKEHLTQVHLEEVRASQEMNAMQEFDKGEANATKVPQLLEKLSRPGQIPLYYCGGLEILSQAVTDCTGQTLFRMNNGFSIISSNDTVRSCLLQKTKDPDSQELCVSVLKLWRVICCGNDENQKMLMTCPVTRRSIVYLVTSEHVAVQEECLALICLYSQMPHGRRLAIDNLDVHMLVRNLMACISKPKQQQENTAVNILENFAAENKFCILLRDVLTDSVIVPFTKLLSNISKSNQHVLASLISVIGCLARDDVICHSFAHDQECWKAFVEAIRQCSACECKEVIYPMLGLIINLSAITSPIIQEHAVSLCDCCLGLLRDSDGGVITRATGVLSTVLPQSPEAIQHVIQGNVVRTMRRLLKGTGQTATKYAIKTLTVCTAASHSAREELVKSDKKLSILRHLLGSSLDEMVLGNAALCLAHCFELEGVARTLLGTDIVLLLLRHAAGDAKRTAVRQNAAIALGKLCRSEPRHVNKLRELQGLEILHSCMKLIT, encoded by the exons tgaATTTCATGACGATTATGGAGAGAGATGCTGAAGACAGGAGTGTAAGGAGGATTGCAAAAGCAAAAAAGGCAACTG CTCTCAAAGACAAGGGGAATGAAGCTTTTGCTCAAGAAGACTATGAAACTGCTGTGCAGTATTACAGTGATGGCTTGGCTGAACTACGGGACATGCAGCCATTGTACACCAACCGAGCACAA GCCTACATCAAGCTGGGGAAGTACAAGGAGGCCATCAGTGACTGTGAATGGGCCCTGAAG TGTAATGAGAGGTGCATTAAGGCGTACCTACACATGGGGAAAGCATATCTGGCATTAAAGAAATATAATGAG TCCAGAAACTGCTTTGAAAAGATTGTGGAAATTGAACCTGCAAGGGAAAAGATGGTGAAAG AACACCTGACCCAGGTACATTTGGAAGAGGTTAGAGCGAGTCAGGAGATGAATGCAATGCAAGAGTTTGACAAGGGAGAGGCCAATGCCACAAAAGTGCCCCAGCTGCTGGAGAAGCTGTCAAGGCCCGGCCAGATTCCCTTGTACTACTGTGGAGGATTGGAGATTCTGTCACAAGCAGTTACTGACT GTACAGGCCAGACCCTTTTCAGAATGAACAATGGCTTTAGTATCATCAGCAGCAATGACACGGTGAGGAG TTGCCTGTTGCAGAAAACAAAGGATCCAGACAGCCAggagttgtgtgtgtctgttctgaAATTATGGAGGGTTATTTGTTGTGGAAACG ATGAAAACCAGAAAATGTTGATGACATGCCCAGTCACCAGACGGTCCATTGTTTACTTGGTAACATCAGAGCATGTTGCTGTGCAGGAAGAATGCCTGGCATTAATATGTTTGTACTCACAGATGCCACATGGCAGACGTTTGGCCATTGACAACCTGGATGTGCACAT GTTAGTGAGGAACCTCATGGCGTGCATCTCAAAGccaaagcagcagcaggagaACACAGCAGTCAACATtctggagaactttgcagcagaaAACAA ATTTTGCATTCTTCTAAGGGACGTGTTGACAGACTCTGTTATTGTGCCATTCACAAAACTACTG aGTAATATAAGCAAGTCCAATCAGCATGTCCTTGCATCACTGATATCAGTTATTGGCTGTCTGGCTCGAGATGACGTCATCTGTCACAGTTTTGCTCATGATCAAGAATGTTGGAAGGCCTTTGTGGAAGCCATT AGGCAGTGCAGTGCATGTGAATGCAAAGAGGTAATTTACCCTATGCTTGGTTTGATCATCAACCTTTCGGCTATCACCTCTCCAATCATTCAG GAGCATGCTGTTTCACTCTGTGACTGCTGCCTGGGCCTGCTGAGGGATAGTGACGGAGGAGTCATAACT AGAGCCACGGGTGTGCTGAGCACTGTCCTCCCGCAGTCCCCTGAGGCCATTCAACATGTTATTCAGGGGAATGTGGTCCGGACCATGCGCAGGCTGCTAAAG GGAACAGGGCAGACTGCCACTAAGTACGCCATTAAGACTCTGACTGTGTGCACTGCTGCCAGTCACTCGGCACGGGAGGAACTGGTGAAGTCTGATAAAA AGCTGTCTATTTTACGTCATTTGCTGGGTTCAAGCCTTGATGAGATGGTGTTAGGAAATGCAGCCCTGTGCTTGGCCCACTGCTTTGAATTGGAGGGAGTTGCCAGGACCCTGCTGGGCACTGAtattgtgctgctgctgctgcgccaCGCTGCAGGGGACGCTAAGAGGACAGCTGTGCGTCAAAATGCAGCGATTGCTCTGGGGAAGCTGTGTCGATCTGAGCCCAG ACATGTGAACAAACTTCGAGAACTGCAGGGCCTTGAGATCCTGCACTCCTGTATGAAGCTCATCACATGA